In Rutidosis leptorrhynchoides isolate AG116_Rl617_1_P2 chromosome 6, CSIRO_AGI_Rlap_v1, whole genome shotgun sequence, the DNA window AGGGATCTAAAACAGAACCAACATTTGAACTCTTGgtagaaattatcaaaatcaaaacaTAAAGTCAAGTAAACCTCCAATCAATTAAGATCGAGGCTTCTCCTTCTTTTCCTTGAAGAGGGCCAACAGAGAAACACCAGACACCTTCACCACCTTGAATCTAACTCCGGGAATATCTCCCACTGCATGACCCTTTCGTCCAAATCCAGCAATCAAAACTTCATCCTGTTCAAAACACAATTTCAACTTTTAACCATGTTTCCAAAACAATGACAAATGCAATTTGAAATACACAAATCAAATACTAACATTTTCTTCAATGTAGTTCAAACAACCATCATTGGGAACAAAAGCTGCAATCTTCTTCCCGTTCTTAATGAGTTGAACTCTAGCACACTTTCGAATAGCAGAGTTAGGCTGCTTAGCCTCAATACCACTGTAAAGCCATAAAAACAAAAGTGTTTTTAACaacttaaatttattaatcataacTTAAAATTAATAATAGAAAAGACATTACATTTTCTCGAGAACGATTCCCTTAGCGTGAGAAGATCCGGCAAAGGGTTTCTTCCATTCGTTACCCAAGTGAGACTTCTTGTATGATTTGTCAGCCCATCTTTGTCTCCTGCGATGAGACTTCAGCTTGCGGCCGGCTCCCATTCCATGTGTCTTACTGCAGAATTATCATTTAACTAAACATTAACTCAAGAAAATAAAGCTGATATCTTCAACAAAAAACCATTAATAATCATTTATCCATATTTTATTCCGTAACAATATGTGTACATTGACCAACGCCTAAGATGTTACATATAAGTAGAAAACAAATCTAGCATATAAGATAAATCAGCTTTTCGAGTTCGAAATGAGCAAAATTAACAGTCTATACTAGTAAACATGACCCAATCACTAGATTTTTATTACAGTTTCTGATGACATGTTCTCAGATCTCCATTACAACTAAACAATTTTACACCTCTTTAATTATCAACAAAATGTGAAGTATCATTTGTCATTTTTTAAACCATTTTGAgggtatttgaaaaactaaatttaaaatctTACTGCTTATAGAGTTATAAGCAAAACAGTTAAAGATGTAGTCTTATATTAATCGTTTAAAAACTTCAACTATTCTTGAACACTATGATTTGAGCCTGTTATGTTAGAAGAAGTCAACATTGTTTTAAAAATAAGCCCAAAAAACAACCTATTTATCTAGATTACTTGGACCCTATCTTAACACCTCAATTCAAACAAGAATTAAATGGATGAATAATCAAAGCTTTGTTTGTGCTTTATGTGAGAAGACTAAAGATTCTGTCAGTCATCTATTCTTTTTGTGTGAGTATAGTATTAAGATCTGGAGGAATTTGAAGGCCAATTTGTTATTTAAAGGCCTGCCAAATTGTCTCAATGAAATCGTAAGCAGGCTTGCCCAGTATCCATATTCTAATAAGATTTGGAACATTATCAATAGATTAGTGCTTGCTGCATGTGTTTATTGGATATGGAAGGAAAGGAATTGCAGACTCTTTAAGCAAAAGAAGAGATCTGAGGATGAATTGTGCAAAGAGATTGTGAATTTCATCAGACTGAAGttgttgacttttaaagtcaaACCATCGAATGATGTCATTAAAGTGGCGAAGATTTGGAAGCTGAGATGGGAGAATTTGAAATTTTATATGGATTAGATTGTAGGGTTGTTGATGTTATGGTTGGGCTTGTGTTTGTGGTTTGTTGGTGATTGTATTTTCTGTTTTTCGGCTTGGGTATATCCAGCTcatgtattgtaatgttgttttataataaatctttttttgccggaaaaaaaaaaaaattaaatacacATATAATTTAGCAAAAATAAGTCAGTCTTAGTTTTACTCATTTTTGTTAAACTGCTGAGGACTAATAGCTTCGTTCGTGCATATAATTCATTTACTATGTACTACCTAGCTATATATGGTCACATGAATTCCAAAATTAAcattaacaaatataataataccaGAAACATAAGATATAAAAACAGATTCAGAAGAACAATATCAGTAGAAAAAACTGTAGAAGATAAATCATACCCCATATTTGCAGGATTTTTGTGTTAACAGCTAACGGCGCAAATTTCCGGAGAGACTTTGAAGAAGAAGAAGCGGCGGTCGTCTAGCAGAAAACCCTAGTGCTTGTTATAATTGGGGTAGCGATTATAATTTTATATGGGAAAAATCAAATTGGGCCGATCTATGTGACTTATTTACTTTGGGCCACATGATAACTAAGCCTATTCTCTTTTGGTAAATTTTACTTTTATATAGGTGCGTCATGGCCTGATGATAATCAAAATGGGCCGACCTATGTGATACATATTCGCAGTGTGTTTAAAAATAGGGAAATTGGctcaaatacacttttttttttttaagttttatttcaaaatacactttttataaaaaaattgtctttttacaccattgtgTAGATCAAAGTGTTGGTCGACCACCATATaccttggtcgaccacctcatttttcaaggtggtcgaccaagcttCATTGAGGTCTCGGTCGACTACTGTGTATTCATGGTCGACTACCTTTCATATTTTCATGGTCGACTACCCCCACAAAAAATAACGCGGGCGACCCAAATGGTGGTCGACTACCCAAATCAGCCAAGACCATCCGTATATCACAGTTCTACTTTTGAAAATAAAAAATATTTGTAAATGTAAATATTCACCAACTATATATCTCCACATGTATGGTGTAAGAAACTTGGTTGGGCCTAACTCATGTAAGAAACACATTCTGATGTATCCTCGCCTCTTTTTCAACATGGACTTAGGGTAGTCGACCACCATTTGAGTCGCCCGCGTTATTTTTTGTGGGGGTAGTCGACCATGAAAATATGAGAGGTAGTCGACCATGAATACACAGTAGTCGACCGAGACCTCAATGaagcttggtcgaccaccttgaaaaatgaggtggtcgaccaaggtatatggtggtcgaccaacactttggtctacccaatggtgtaaaaagacaattttttttacaaaaagtgtattttgaaataaaacttttaaaaaagtgtatttgagCCAATTCCCCTTAAAATATGCCTTTACAAAATTTTAATTGCAAAAATCTCTCTCTCTCCACACACTATGTACATGGTGCGTGATAGCCTGTGTATGATGTATGTTACCAAGATAATCCCCGAAATAGCCTATTTACATCTAAACATACACCAAACACGAGTGTGGTGCATGGTGGAAGTTGCACCAGAACTTTAAATGGTCGCATCTTTTGACTCTTAACTCCgattttgtaacgaccctggaatttccaacgtttatttattaataattattattattaatacgtgtgataaaacggatgtacgttattacatttacatgttgccatgattgcccgaacttgactttaattgcccgaaacgtctttgtgacacccggaacttgcacgaataatattttcaagtattatttacattcatgattagttttattaatcattttaattaactaaggttgttagttagttacttgggctttaattgggtttactTGTTATTTTtagaacttgggcttgttttaagttaatggacacttgactttgggcttacaagcccaccctacattattaatggacctttagcccatGTCTTGAAAGTGTAAGTATCAAATTATATGTGAACTAGTTAGTTTGAACCATTAAGAATCTAGTTAGCAACTTATCCCCATGTAAACTCATTCAATAACCAACTTTTGTAAGCTTTACAAGCTAGTGACCAAGAAACAAATACCTCACCCCTCCCACCCTTTGATACCGTCGGTTTTAGGCTCCCATGAGGAGTGTTTTAGTTTCAAATTTCATTACTTCTTTCACTTGATTCTTTCACACTTCTCACACACACTCATTTGCTCTCaaacttttcctctctttttctctcatacttgtaagaaTTATGAACTTTTCTCCTCttctttttctttgtaaaaccgaacctaaacacccctaaatcatcatcatcttttgttgtttgttacttgatcttgttgtagcttacttacttatagtttattgttacttactttgttgttgttacttactttcatgattacaagaataaacttactagtttgattcttcattttatcttgttataacaagaacaacaagaacataatctatctagttatgttctaccttacttgtttcaaaagattataaagttcatggttgaaagacatacttgaagttcatgaagtaaactttaaagcttactttctaaagatcaaactttggtttgaatctttaaagtatgaacaaccatgaataatttacttgtttacttagtttactacttcattcttgcactttaatttcatgatttatgttcttgttggtcaaatgttacaagttaactttgatctcattaatcttgaacttaaggttaactttaaagttcaagaacatataaaggaaactttttaattataactttgtatacttatgcttgatctagacttttgagtcttggatcttcaagatctaactaagaactatgttctacattttaagatcttgatttcataagttcattttcaagtttgtaacttattattagtcttatagttcatgtaagtgtcaaacctaagactttgatgtaactttggttcatcaaactacatgcaactcttaagtgagttgtgcttcatgtcttagacttgcactagggttatgatggtcaagacttggttaagatgatgtagatacatcaatgagttgtacacttgaagctatatgcatcaaggatgagaaccatgatgaacatcaagcaccaagaccaccggaacccttttaaacttactgtttctgtccaaaagctactgatctgatgtttctgtaacagaccagtagacctgggctgttctaaccttgatttttagatagaacttttcgagtagataacttttcatataggactcgtcttaatccgagttacggtttaggatttatggccctccgatcgtcactatgtcctttaacgttgtgcagaaatttctgacctactcgcacttacaccgtcgccactgtcaaacgaagacgagtttgcttctggaatttttaccacacttaagggactcatagacggagccatggccactggtctcaccttaattcagtaagggtagaggccgtggtgactgactgacagactttgttttaaactactttcataaacgaaacctactttacgccttttgtttaatgatgaatgatgatgacccttaagaccttaattacatacttttaaacctattaagacgatttactgacttagtactattttttagtgacccgaacttttccatgtttatatatattaattgagattgatatttacatgattaaatgtttccaacatgttaagcaatcaaacttgttaagacttgattaattgaaatatgtttcatatagacaattgaccacccaagttgaccggtgattcacgaacgttaaaacttgtaaaaactatatgatgacatatatatgtatatatatatatatatatatatatatatatatatatatatatatatatagttaacatgatactatgataagtaaacatatcattaagtatattaacaatgaactacatatgtaaaaacaagactactaacttaatgatttttaaacgagacatatatgtaacgatcatcgttgtaaagacatttaatgtatatatatcatattaagagatattcatacatgataatatcatgataatataataatttaaaatctcatttgatattataaacattgggttaacaacatttaacaagatcgttaacctaaaggtttcaaaacaacacttacatgtaacgactaacgatgacttaacgactcagttaaaatgtatatacatgtagtgttttaatatgtatttatacacttttgaaagacttcaatacacttatcaaaatacttatacttaacaaaaattcttacaattacatcctcgttcagtttcatcaacaattctactcgtatgcacccgtattcgtacttgtacaatacacagcttttagatgtatgtactattggtatatacactccaattatcagatcttagcagcccatgtgagtcacctaacacatgtgggaaccataatttggcaactagcatgaaatatctcataaaattacaaaaatatgagtaatcattcatgacttatttacatgaaaacaaaattacatatcctttatatctaatccatacaccaacgaccaaaaacacctacaaacacttccattcttcaattttcttcatctaattgatctctctcaagttctatcttcaagttctaagtgttcttcataaattctacaagttctagttacataaaatcaagaatactttcaagtttgctagctcacttccaatcttgtaaggtgatcatccaacctcaagaaatctttgtttcttacagtaggttatcattctaatacaaggtaataatcatattcaaactttggttcaatttctataactataacaatcttatttcaagtgatgatcttacttgaacttgttttcgtgtcatgattatgcttcaagaacttcgagccatccaaggatccgttgaagctagatccatttttctattttccagtaggtttatccaaggaacttaaggtagtaatgatgttcataacatcattcgattcatacatataaagctatcttattcgaaggtttaaacttgtaatcactagaacatagtttagttaattctaaacttgttcgcaaacaaaagttaatccttctaacttgacttttaaaatcaactaaacacatgttctatatctatatgatatgctaacttaatgatttaaaacctggaaacacgaaaaacaccgtaaaaccggatttacgccgtcgtagtaacaccgcgggctgttttgggttagttaattaaaaactatgataaactttgatttaaaagttgttattctgagaaaatgatttttattatgaacatgaaactatatccaaaaattatggttaaactcaaagtggaagtatattttctaaaatggtcatctagacgtcgttctttcaactgaaatgactacctttacaaaaacgacttgtaacttattttttcgactataaacctatactttttctgtttagattcataaaatatagttcaatatgaaaccatagcaatttgattcactcaaaacggatttaaaatgaagaagttatgggtaaaacaagattggatagtttttctcattttagctacgtgaaaattggtaacaaatctattccaaccataacttaatcaacttgtattgtatattatgtaatcttgagataccatagacacgtatacaatgttttgacctatcatgtcgacacatctatatatatttcggaacaaccatagacactctatatgtgaatgttggagttagctatacagggttgaggttgattccaaaatatatatagtttgagttgtgatcaatactgagatacgtatacactgggtcgtggattgattcaagataatatttatcgatttatttctgtacatctaactgtggacaactagttgtaggttactaacgaggacagctgacttaataaacttaaaacatcaaaatatattaaaagtgttgtaaatatattttgaacatactttgatatatatgtatatattgttataggttcgtgaatcaatcagtggccaagtcttacttcccgacgaagtaaaaatctgtgaaagtgagttatagtcccacttttaaaatctaatatttttgggatgagaatacatgcaggttttataaatgatttacaaaatagacacaagtacgtgaaactacattctatggttgaattatcgaaatcgaatatgcccctttttattaagtctggtaatctaagaattagggaacagacaccctaattgacgcgaatcctaaagatagatctattgggcgtaacaaaccccatccaaagtaccggatgctttagtacttcgaaatttatatcatatccgaagggtgtcccggaatgatggggatattcttatatatgcatcttgttaatgtcggttaccaggtgttcaccatatgaatgatttttatctctatgtatgggatgtgtattgaaatatgaaatcttgtggtctattattatgatttgatatatataggttaaacctataactcaccaacatttttgttgacgttttaagcatgtttattctcaggtgattattaagagcttccgctatcgcatacttaaataaggacgagatttggagtccatgcttgtatgatattgtgtaaaaactgcattcaagaaacttattttgttgtaacatatttgcattgtaaaccattatgtaatggtcgtgtgtaaacaagatattttagattatcattatttgataatctacgtaaagctttttaaacctttattgatgaaataaaggttatggtttgttttaaaatgaatgcagtctttgaaaaacgtctcatatagaggtcaaaacctcgcaacgaaatcaattaatatggaacatttttaatcaataagaacgggacatttcagttggtatccgagcgttggtcttagagaatcagaattttgcattagtgtgtcttatcgagtttgttaggatgcattagtgagtctagacttcaaccgtgttt includes these proteins:
- the LOC139855437 gene encoding small ribosomal subunit protein uS12, with the translated sequence MGKTHGMGAGRKLKSHRRRQRWADKSYKKSHLGNEWKKPFAGSSHAKGIVLEKIGIEAKQPNSAIRKCARVQLIKNGKKIAAFVPNDGCLNYIEENDEVLIAGFGRKGHAVGDIPGVRFKVVKVSGVSLLALFKEKKEKPRS